The following nucleotide sequence is from Achromobacter spanius.
GCACCCAGTCGCGGTTCTTGCTGGCGCAGACCACGACGGCCGGCTCGGCATTGCCCAGGAAATATTCGATCTCGGCTTCGCGGTAGGCCGTGTTCAGCGGCAAATACACCAGGCCGGCGCGCAAGGTGGCCAGGTACAGCAGCAGCGCTTCCGGCGACTTCTCCACTTGCACCGCCACACGCGACCCGTCGGGCAGGTCCAGCGAGGTCAGCAGGTTGGCCAGGCACGCGGAGGCGCGATCGATGTCATCCCAGGTGTATTCAAGGTCGGGCGTTTCCAGCGCGACTTTGCTGCGGTCTGTGGGAAAGCCGCCTTGCAGGACAGCATATAGATTGGCGTTGCTCACCTTGGTCAGTCTCCGGAAAAGGATGGATCTACGCCGGCCAGGAATGCGCGCACGCCTTCCTGGTGGTCCCGGCTTTCGGCATAGGAGAAATAATCTTGATATTCGTCTTCGGTCAAGGCGCCGCCTTGGGCAAGCCTGGCCGACAGGCGTTTATTGATGCGGGCGGCCAAGGGCGCGCCCTGGCAGATGCGTTCAGCGCTGCGGCGCGCGGCGTCGGCAACCTGGTCATCTGGCACGATGCGCGTCAGCAAGCCCAGGCCATGGGCCTCGTCGGCGCCGAACACGCGGCCTTCCAGCAGGATGGCCAGCGTGGCCGCGCGCCCGACCAGCGCCAGCAGGCCGCGCATTTCATCGGGCGCCATGGGAAAACCCAGGCGGTTGATCGGCACGCCGAAACGGGCGGATGCGCCCGCGATGCGCAGGTCGCACTGGCTGGCAATTTCCAGCCCGCCGCCCACGCACACGCCTTCAATCTGCGCCACCACCGGATGCGGGCAACTGGCCACGGCTTGCAGGGCCGGCGCCAGGATGTCGCGGTGATAGCGCTGCACGCCCGCCATGTCGGCGCGTTGGGCGGGGAATTCGCGGATGTCGGCGCCTGCCGCGAAATTGCCGCCTTCACCGCGCACGATCACGCAGCCCAGGGCGTCGTCGGCCGACACGCGCGTGAACACGTCGCGCAGTTCGCCCCACATGCCCACCGTTATCGCGTTCAGGCGCCCCGGGTGCGATAGCGTCACCCAGGCCAAGGCCCCTTCGCGTTCCAGCCGCACGCGGCCGGTCACGTCTTGCGTCATGTCCCCTACCCTTTTTTATTGATATGTCTTGCTGTCGTCGCCGGGCAATGGCAATCAGGCCACGCGCCCCACCCCTCGGCTGACCTGGGGCTTGCCCTCGCCCAGGCGCGCCAGGTTGGTGTCCAGCTCGTCAAGGTCGTACAGGTAATTGACCATCAGCGCGCAGGATTGCTTGAGCCCCTTGGTGGACGTATCAGCCGCCCAGTTCAAGCGTTCAATGCGGGCGCCGTTGCCCAGGTGAAAGCGCGCCACCGGGTCCAGCGGCAAGCCGTTTTTCATGGATTGCAGATAGGTCGCCGCCAGGCGGAAGCCCGCGCGCTTGACCACGTCGGACGCTGGGCCCTGCGCGGCCTTGGCCAGACGAGACACCCAACGCTGCCCGTCGGGCACGCCTTCGCGCTTGCGGTCCTTGGCGCGCGTTTTGTCTTCGCGCACGATGGCCTCCACGGCGTTGGCGTCCAGCTTGCCCAGCCAGTCCGAAAACCCGGGGATGGGCGACAGGGTGGCAAAGTTCTTCAGCTTGGGCAGTTCTTCCAGCAGTTGCTCGACCACGCGCTTAAGCAGGAAGTTGCCGAAGCTGATGCCCTTCAGGCCGGGCTGCGTGTTGGAAATGGAATAGAAGATGGCCCAGCGCGCCTTGTCCAGATCCTGCGGCGGCAAGCTGCTGTCCAGCAGCACCTGCACGTTGTCGGCCATATTGCTGGCAAACGCCACTTCCACGAAGATCAGCGGCACGCCCGGCATCTGCGGATGGAAATAGGCATAGCAACGGCGGTCGGGCGACACGCGGCGGCGCAGGTCATCCCATGATGTGATCTCGTGCACGGCTTCGTACAGAATCAGCTTTTCCAGCAGCGAGGCGGGCGAATCCCAGGTCAGCGGGCGCAGCTCCAGCAAGCCCACGTCAAACCATGCCGACAGCAGGCCTTCCAGTTCCTTGTCCAGCCCCTGGATGCCGGACACCTGCTTGCGCCAGCGCAGCATGTCCGCGCGCAGATCCACCAGGAAGCGCAGGCCCTGCGGCAAGGCGTTGAAGCGTTTGAACAGGCGCGTGCCCTCGCCGCCATCGCCGGGGAACGTGGCGCGCACTTGCGCCAGGGCGGCCAGCATCAGCCGGCGGTCCTTGCCGTCGGCCGCGCTGTATTGCTCGCACCAGCGGCGCGCCAGCTTGTTGGCGGCCACGTCGGTCAGGCGCGCTTCGAACAGGCGGCGCACTTCGGATTCGCTGGGCAAACGGCCGCGCTCCCAGAGCTTGCCCAGGCGAGTCATCAGGCTGGCGCCTTCGGCCGCGGCGGCGGCATCGATCAGTTCGGGGTCGGGTTCAGGCGTGCGAGCGCCCCGCGCGGGCGCGAGATTGGCGGGTACGGACATGGGCGGGCTCCTGGATAACGATGGGATCGGTCAAAGCCGGGTCGGCGGCGTCTTCATTGGCCAATGCGCGCAGGGCTTCCAATTGGCGCATCAGATGGGTGTGGGCCAGCGTCTGGGCGGCGTCGCTGTCGTGCGCTTTGAGCGCTTCGAAAATGGCCAGGTGTTCGGCGCAGGACTGCTGGATGCGCCCGGGCCGCGCCAGGCTGCGGTGGCGCGACAGGCTCAGCACCTTGCGCAGGTTGCCCACCATGTCCGACAGCCATTGGTTGCCGGCCAGCGCCTGCACGGCTTCGTGGATCAGGTAATTGGTTTGGTAGTAGGCGTCGATACGGCCAGCGCGCGCATGGCCGGCCAGTTCGGCGTGCAGCGGCTCAAGCGCGGCCAGTTCTACGTCCGAGGCCTTGCGCGCGGCTTCGAAGGCGCAGCGTCCTTCCAGCATGGCCATCAGCGGGAAGATGTCTTCCAGGTCTTGCGTGGACAGTTCGTTGACGAAGCAGCCGCGCCGAGGTTCCAGCCGCACCAGCCCTTCGGTGGCCAGCACCTTCAGCGCTTCGCGCAAGGGCGTGCGGGAAATGCCCATTTCGCCGGCCAAGCGCAGTTCGTCGATCCACTCGCCATTGCACAGCGCACGCGCGTGAATCATGGCGCGCAGGCGATCCGCGACTTCCAGGTAGAGGGCTTGACGGACGATGGGTTGGCTCATGGGGCGGGGCTGGAATGGACGCCGTATGTGACGCTGTATGTGACGCTGTACGTGACGCCGTAATTCATAATTATGAACAGGCCCATGTTAAATCCCGACGCGGAAAAAGGTAAAGCCCCGGGAAAACCCCTTCCGCCCCCGAACACGATCCTAAAGACGAAAACGCCCCCGGCAGAACGCCGGGGACCGATCAGAAGTGCAGCACGCCGTCCACGGCGTGGCGGGTCAGCGCCCGCGCCCAGCGGCGCGCCGGCAGCCCGTATCGGGATTCGACCACTTCCGCGCGTTCCAGCAATTCGGCGGGCGTGACCGACAGGCGCGGCCCCGAGAAAGCCAGCACGATCTGGTTGCCCGCGTCCACTTCCGGCAGCAATACCACGCGGTCGTCAAAGGCCTTGGAAAGGTTTTCGATGTTCTTGCCGAAGCTTTCGTGGCGGCCGAACAGGTTCACCGCCACCACGCCGACCTCGCCCAGCACGCGCCGGCAATCGCGGTAGAACTTCACGCTGTCGCGCACCGGGCCTTCGGCGGCGGCGTCATACAGGTCCACCATCAGCACGGGGCAACGTCCGGCGTTGGCGGGGTCGGCCACCCACAGGCCGGCGTCCATGTGTTCGACTTGCAGCCGGTTCGATCCGGGCAGGCGGAAGAACATGTGGCAGGCGGCGGTTACGCGGGGGTTCCATTCCACGGCCAGCAGCGGGCTGCGCGTGTGCTTCACGCAAAAGCGCGCCAGCGAACCCGCGCCCAGGCCCAGCATGCCGATGGCCTCTTCCTTGGGCGGCTCCAGGAACAGCAGCCAGGCCATCATCTGGCCGGTGTATTCCAGCACCAGCTCGGCCGGGGTCTTGACACGCATGGCGCCCTGGACCCACTGGGTGTTGAAGTGCAGATAGCGCACGCCGTCCAGTTCGGACAGGGTCGGCTGGTCAAGTTCGGAAGGGAAGTTCGATTTATTCATGGCGGCGATTGTAGGGCGGACGCCGCGCGGGCGTCTCACAAGCGAGCGCCACGCCGGGATGCCCTATCAGGCCGCAACCCGTTCAGCGTCGGCCCCTTCCCAGATCCGCTCCAGCCATTCGGTGCAAGACGCCTCTGCGTGCAGGCTCGCCGCCAGCCGCAGCACCCGCTTCAGGTACAGGTGCGCGTCGCATTCCCAGGTGATGCCCAGGGCGCCATGCACCTGAATCGCG
It contains:
- a CDS encoding enoyl-CoA hydratase/isomerase family protein translates to MTQDVTGRVRLEREGALAWVTLSHPGRLNAITVGMWGELRDVFTRVSADDALGCVIVRGEGGNFAAGADIREFPAQRADMAGVQRYHRDILAPALQAVASCPHPVVAQIEGVCVGGGLEIASQCDLRIAGASARFGVPINRLGFPMAPDEMRGLLALVGRAATLAILLEGRVFGADEAHGLGLLTRIVPDDQVADAARRSAERICQGAPLAARINKRLSARLAQGGALTEDEYQDYFSYAESRDHQEGVRAFLAGVDPSFSGD
- a CDS encoding malonyl-CoA decarboxylase domain-containing protein; amino-acid sequence: MSVPANLAPARGARTPEPDPELIDAAAAAEGASLMTRLGKLWERGRLPSESEVRRLFEARLTDVAANKLARRWCEQYSAADGKDRRLMLAALAQVRATFPGDGGEGTRLFKRFNALPQGLRFLVDLRADMLRWRKQVSGIQGLDKELEGLLSAWFDVGLLELRPLTWDSPASLLEKLILYEAVHEITSWDDLRRRVSPDRRCYAYFHPQMPGVPLIFVEVAFASNMADNVQVLLDSSLPPQDLDKARWAIFYSISNTQPGLKGISFGNFLLKRVVEQLLEELPKLKNFATLSPIPGFSDWLGKLDANAVEAIVREDKTRAKDRKREGVPDGQRWVSRLAKAAQGPASDVVKRAGFRLAATYLQSMKNGLPLDPVARFHLGNGARIERLNWAADTSTKGLKQSCALMVNYLYDLDELDTNLARLGEGKPQVSRGVGRVA
- a CDS encoding GntR family transcriptional regulator, whose protein sequence is MSQPIVRQALYLEVADRLRAMIHARALCNGEWIDELRLAGEMGISRTPLREALKVLATEGLVRLEPRRGCFVNELSTQDLEDIFPLMAMLEGRCAFEAARKASDVELAALEPLHAELAGHARAGRIDAYYQTNYLIHEAVQALAGNQWLSDMVGNLRKVLSLSRHRSLARPGRIQQSCAEHLAIFEALKAHDSDAAQTLAHTHLMRQLEALRALANEDAADPALTDPIVIQEPAHVRTRQSRARAGRSHA
- a CDS encoding spermidine synthase, which gives rise to MNKSNFPSELDQPTLSELDGVRYLHFNTQWVQGAMRVKTPAELVLEYTGQMMAWLLFLEPPKEEAIGMLGLGAGSLARFCVKHTRSPLLAVEWNPRVTAACHMFFRLPGSNRLQVEHMDAGLWVADPANAGRCPVLMVDLYDAAAEGPVRDSVKFYRDCRRVLGEVGVVAVNLFGRHESFGKNIENLSKAFDDRVVLLPEVDAGNQIVLAFSGPRLSVTPAELLERAEVVESRYGLPARRWARALTRHAVDGVLHF